The Paenibacillus sp. RUD330 genome has a segment encoding these proteins:
- a CDS encoding ABC transporter substrate-binding protein: MFYTKWVLATAASALLLSAGAGIAAPAQASAAPAAIKVALDGKQLSLDASPIITSGRTLVPYSAIVKSLGGSAQWDASSKTVTASGSGVNVKLTAGSSTAYINGSKVALDAAPVIRNGRTFVPLRLLSEAFGKWVSWNQGSRTVAINSTLTLNTSTGSLTLKAKPKRIVTLSSADTEMIYALGGTVVGRPTALGSVNPPAAASAVEVGSAHGILFEKLASVKPDLVIASPALKSQQATIEKLGAQVLFNSQNTFEDIKASVRLYGKLLGKESKAEEITAGMDKSVGSLKKPASKPKTLIVYGAPGSFVVALPTSYPGSFLELAGGENVASKFPKMDTMPQYAELSMERIIASNPELILLITHGDAAEVKASFKKQFEGNAAWKSLPAVKNDRFEVLPQDLFAANPGIRAPKAIETINNLLLQVD; this comes from the coding sequence ATGTTTTATACAAAATGGGTTCTGGCAACGGCTGCTTCGGCGCTGCTTCTATCGGCCGGAGCCGGAATTGCGGCACCCGCTCAAGCATCCGCGGCGCCTGCCGCCATCAAGGTGGCTCTGGACGGCAAGCAGCTCAGCCTGGACGCAAGTCCGATCATTACGAGCGGCAGGACTCTGGTGCCGTACAGCGCGATCGTCAAATCTCTCGGAGGAAGCGCGCAGTGGGACGCCTCGTCCAAGACCGTCACGGCTTCCGGCAGCGGCGTGAACGTCAAGCTGACCGCCGGCTCCTCCACCGCGTACATAAACGGCTCGAAGGTGGCTCTCGACGCCGCTCCTGTCATCCGGAACGGACGCACGTTCGTGCCGCTCCGTCTGCTGTCCGAGGCATTCGGCAAGTGGGTGAGCTGGAATCAAGGCAGCCGCACGGTCGCCATCAACAGCACCTTGACGCTCAATACGAGCACGGGCAGCCTCACGCTGAAGGCCAAGCCGAAGCGGATCGTCACCCTATCGTCAGCGGATACGGAGATGATCTACGCGCTGGGCGGAACCGTAGTCGGACGTCCGACCGCGCTCGGCAGCGTCAATCCTCCGGCAGCGGCATCGGCCGTCGAAGTCGGCAGCGCGCACGGCATTCTCTTCGAGAAGCTGGCTTCGGTGAAGCCCGATCTCGTCATCGCCAGCCCTGCGCTGAAAAGCCAGCAGGCGACGATCGAGAAGCTTGGCGCTCAGGTGCTGTTCAATTCGCAAAACACCTTCGAGGACATCAAAGCTTCCGTTCGCCTCTATGGCAAGCTGCTCGGCAAAGAAAGCAAAGCGGAGGAAATCACGGCTGGCATGGACAAATCCGTCGGCAGCCTGAAAAAACCGGCATCCAAGCCGAAAACGCTGATCGTGTACGGCGCTCCCGGCAGCTTTGTCGTCGCCCTGCCGACGAGCTATCCCGGCAGCTTCCTGGAGCTTGCGGGCGGAGAGAACGTCGCCTCCAAATTCCCTAAAATGGACACGATGCCCCAGTACGCTGAGCTGAGCATGGAGCGCATCATCGCTTCCAATCCGGAGCTGATCCTGCTGATCACGCATGGCGACGCCGCTGAGGTCAAAGCAAGCTTCAAGAAGCAATTCGAAGGCAATGCGGCCTGGAAGTCGCTTCCAGCCGTGAAGAACGACCGCTTCGAGGTGCTGCCTCAGGATCTGTTCGCAGCCAACCCAGGCATCCGCGCGCCTAAAGCGATCGAGACCATCAACAATCTGCTTCTGCAGGTAGACTGA
- a CDS encoding iron ABC transporter permease has protein sequence MAAVLTPGELRRSRNPAWARNTAVLSAVSALLVLAALSGLVIGAIHIPVREVWSVLLHPTDTEAYQIVWNLRLPRVLTGIMVGCCLGTAGALLQGVFRNPLADPGIIGVSSGGGLAAIAIMILFPAQIALLPAAAFLGALAASAVVYVLAWKGGASPVRLILAGVAVNSLLGAAMSAMMILNSEKVQSVLPWMSGSLNGRSWPHVDTLFPYALIGIAAAMMLIKPANLLALGDDAAKLLGVRVEVYRLLIVACAAFLAGAAISTAGMVGFVGLVVPHIARLLIGSDYRILLPVSAIGGAALVTLADTAARSWFDPIEFPVGILLALLGGPFFLYLLRKGAKR, from the coding sequence ATGGCCGCGGTGTTGACTCCGGGAGAGCTTAGGCGCTCCCGGAACCCCGCTTGGGCGCGGAATACCGCCGTGCTCAGCGCTGTCTCCGCATTGCTGGTCTTGGCCGCGCTGTCCGGACTGGTGATCGGCGCCATCCATATTCCCGTCCGGGAGGTATGGAGCGTGCTGCTTCATCCGACGGATACGGAAGCCTATCAGATCGTATGGAACTTGAGGCTGCCGAGAGTTCTGACCGGAATCATGGTCGGCTGCTGCCTCGGAACGGCAGGAGCCTTGCTTCAGGGGGTGTTTCGGAATCCGCTTGCCGACCCCGGCATCATCGGCGTCTCCTCCGGCGGCGGACTGGCTGCAATCGCCATCATGATTCTATTTCCGGCACAGATCGCGCTGCTGCCTGCCGCCGCTTTCCTCGGCGCGCTGGCCGCATCCGCCGTCGTTTACGTGCTGGCCTGGAAGGGAGGAGCTTCTCCGGTGAGGCTGATTCTGGCCGGAGTAGCCGTCAATTCCCTGCTTGGAGCGGCGATGTCGGCCATGATGATCCTCAACAGTGAAAAGGTGCAGTCCGTGCTGCCCTGGATGTCGGGCAGTCTGAATGGCAGAAGCTGGCCCCATGTCGACACGCTGTTCCCTTATGCGCTGATCGGCATCGCGGCGGCGATGATGCTGATCAAGCCCGCCAACCTGCTGGCGCTCGGAGACGATGCCGCCAAGCTGCTCGGCGTCCGCGTCGAAGTGTACCGGCTGCTGATCGTGGCTTGCGCGGCCTTCCTTGCCGGCGCCGCCATCAGCACGGCCGGCATGGTCGGCTTCGTCGGCCTCGTCGTGCCGCATATCGCACGTCTGCTCATCGGCAGCGACTACCGAATTCTGCTGCCTGTATCCGCGATCGGCGGCGCCGCTCTCGTCACTCTGGCGGATACGGCCGCGCGCAGCTGGTTCGATCCGATCGAGTTCCCGGTCGGCATCCTGCTGGCGCTGCTCGGAGGTCCATTCTTCCTCTATCTGCTGCGCAAGGGGGCGAAACGATGA
- a CDS encoding ABC transporter ATP-binding protein, protein MNVILSRGLSYGYRSEPAVDAVDFEIRTGEWLGIVGPNGSGKSTVLRMLARLVKPHGGSVLLDGADLASLNPKETARKLSMLAQNQDASLDITVRELVKKGRHPHLKWFQDGSSSSHEEIVDWAIAAASLQELQHRPLPALSGGERQRAWLAMALCQTPDILLLDEPGTYLDIAHQLELMELVRKLNKERGTTVVMVLHDLNQAARYCDRLLAVKKGKIAAEGTPGELFREEFFRDVFGVSGRIRSEDGIPSFQPVRTVRQEA, encoded by the coding sequence ATGAATGTAATCCTAAGCCGCGGACTGAGCTACGGATACCGGAGCGAGCCGGCCGTCGACGCTGTCGACTTCGAGATCCGGACGGGGGAATGGCTCGGCATCGTCGGGCCTAACGGATCCGGCAAGTCGACTGTGCTGCGCATGCTGGCCAGGCTCGTCAAGCCTCATGGAGGCAGCGTGCTGCTGGACGGCGCCGACTTGGCTTCCCTGAATCCGAAGGAGACGGCCCGCAAGCTGTCGATGCTGGCGCAGAATCAGGACGCATCGCTTGACATCACGGTCCGGGAGCTGGTCAAGAAAGGCCGGCATCCGCATCTGAAGTGGTTCCAGGACGGAAGCTCGTCCTCTCATGAGGAGATCGTCGACTGGGCGATCGCGGCCGCTTCGCTGCAGGAGCTGCAGCACCGGCCGCTTCCGGCCTTGTCGGGCGGAGAGCGCCAGCGTGCCTGGCTGGCGATGGCGCTCTGCCAGACGCCGGATATATTGCTGCTGGATGAACCCGGCACCTATCTGGACATCGCCCATCAGCTTGAACTGATGGAGCTGGTGCGCAAGCTGAACAAGGAAAGAGGCACGACAGTCGTCATGGTGCTGCATGATCTCAATCAGGCGGCGCGTTATTGCGACCGTCTGCTGGCGGTGAAGAAAGGGAAGATCGCCGCGGAGGGGACTCCCGGCGAGCTGTTCCGGGAAGAGTTTTTCCGCGATGTATTCGGAGTTTCCGGACGGATCCGCAGCGAAGACGGGATTCCCAGCTTCCAGCCGGTGCGGACGGTCAGGCAAGAGGCATGA
- a CDS encoding antibiotic biosynthesis monooxygenase encodes MGGEQASATAGYLKSLLQSSEETEAEAGAILVENLIKVKAGFGEAVLERFAKPKQVHTFKGFIRMDVLHGKSPDGDEEIRVCTTWESKADFEAWASSDSFRGAHARRNGESGGGEPAPAHGHSNGRADGQAGGQARGHVHSQSHGQGAAHGLAAPGPVIGNKVTIYRVVASHLPAAAAADASA; translated from the coding sequence ATGGGCGGAGAGCAGGCTTCGGCGACGGCAGGCTACCTGAAATCCCTATTGCAATCGTCCGAAGAGACGGAAGCGGAAGCAGGAGCCATTCTTGTCGAAAATCTGATCAAGGTGAAAGCTGGGTTCGGAGAGGCTGTTCTCGAACGCTTCGCCAAGCCGAAGCAGGTACATACGTTCAAAGGATTCATCCGCATGGATGTGCTGCACGGGAAATCTCCGGATGGAGACGAGGAGATCCGCGTATGCACGACATGGGAGAGCAAGGCGGATTTCGAGGCTTGGGCGTCCAGCGACTCCTTCCGCGGCGCGCATGCGCGCCGGAACGGAGAATCCGGTGGCGGAGAGCCGGCTCCGGCCCACGGCCACTCCAACGGCCGAGCTGACGGCCAAGCCGGTGGTCAAGCCCGCGGCCATGTCCACAGCCAATCTCACGGACAGGGAGCAGCACATGGATTGGCAGCTCCAGGTCCGGTAATCGGCAATAAAGTGACGATCTACCGGGTGGTGGCTTCCCATCTGCCTGCGGCAGCAGCTGCAGATGCTTCAGCCTGA
- a CDS encoding helix-turn-helix transcriptional regulator: MAYDYSIIGKRIKKAREQKGMTQEALAEHLDVSNAYISKIERGKTPLNLDRLSELCVVLEETPEYLLSGANSSSQDFLRHEIMDMLEGCSPEKIRLISQVIRPIIQYKEDK, translated from the coding sequence GTGGCATATGACTACTCGATTATTGGCAAGCGCATCAAGAAAGCCCGTGAGCAGAAGGGGATGACCCAAGAGGCTCTTGCCGAGCATCTGGATGTATCGAATGCTTACATAAGCAAAATCGAACGCGGCAAAACCCCGCTCAATCTAGACCGACTATCCGAGCTTTGCGTCGTCCTGGAGGAAACTCCGGAATATCTGCTCAGCGGAGCCAACAGCAGCTCGCAGGATTTTCTCCGCCATGAGATCATGGATATGCTCGAAGGCTGCTCCCCCGAGAAAATCAGGTTGATCTCGCAGGTCATCCGGCCGATCATCCAGTATAAAGAAGACAAGTAA
- a CDS encoding PAS domain-containing hybrid sensor histidine kinase/response regulator: MRLPDNDLQFAEMAFRHSKDGIAFLSVRDGAWSAMNPAFRRICGWSAESGSLEHAGPGPAIGGGDDPGSLQRLLKAESPLRHGLTLLKADGAAIMVDCLLTLLEEDRHEVIMVQAFPDSLQEFPISLDEDLYELIVENTRDLVSCSTPDGTILYIAPSCKEILGYEVHEMIGRNRREFYHEREAREMANGDMFDVDRSFVRRTRHKDGRFIWMESYFKVLDLPDGRQRILTYARDVSAMKRYEEMLQTVFDMARIGAWQWDVISNQMSFSEETRAMYEGRLPLSAPASDAIIDALNIESDASEDIKQFLRLGAGNPGTSREWEYPVSLPDGSIRYVYSQCVPRVDESGRPYHYTGFVQDVTEQKLLEKRLQESEQQYKSLFENSPQAVYSMNLQGDYLTANANLEKLTGYSMEELIGSYWGPLVPEEYLDKTLHHFGLACQGAPQSYDLKIRHKEGHELEINTINIPIIVDGEVVGVYGLSQDITERKRHLEQIEKLGYQYTLILNAVSEGILGVDVDGASVFMNPAAAAMLGLSHTDIAGRSYLDMIEQTRADGTPYRSEHSPIHQAIRGGQPYRSQETVLWRRDGSSFLAECSVTPILDRGEHKGSVIVFRDITGEKEIIRAKESAEEADRAKSEFLAIMSHELRTPMNGIMGMADLLASTELDEEQIGYAQTIIESGDALLRILNEVLDFSKIEAGKMELDLEPFQIRETVADIAELFRASARAKGISLELGLPAELPSLVIGDSGRIRQVLANLIGNAVKFTDEGCVKVSASLQAFDHASCIVEFSVRDTGIGIPLDKQSLLFQSFSQLHPAINRKYGGTGLGLAICRKLVELMSGSIGVESVQDEGSVFSFVLRFALPRAEECELLHPEHSGASHPELPQASNSYPGIKALVVDDNSVNRSLLKTILSKMGCLADTAGNGAEALSILERQRYDIVFMDLQMPVMDGLEAASAIRRRLPLGRQPAIAAVTAFAQESDKRICADAGMDDFISKPVFAAEVARVLGRLAAGEIGSRSSDG, encoded by the coding sequence ATGAGACTGCCCGACAATGATCTTCAATTCGCGGAAATGGCTTTCCGCCATTCGAAGGATGGAATCGCGTTTCTGTCCGTCCGGGACGGCGCCTGGAGCGCGATGAATCCCGCTTTCCGCCGCATATGCGGATGGAGCGCCGAATCAGGCAGCCTGGAGCACGCCGGTCCAGGCCCCGCCATCGGAGGCGGCGATGATCCGGGCAGCCTCCAGCGGCTGCTCAAGGCCGAATCCCCTTTGCGGCACGGGCTGACTCTTCTGAAGGCCGACGGCGCCGCCATCATGGTCGATTGCCTGCTCACCCTGCTCGAGGAGGATCGCCATGAGGTCATCATGGTCCAAGCCTTTCCCGATTCCCTGCAGGAATTCCCGATCTCCCTCGACGAGGATCTGTACGAGCTGATCGTCGAGAATACCCGGGATCTCGTGAGCTGCAGCACGCCGGACGGAACGATTCTGTATATCGCCCCTTCCTGCAAGGAAATCCTCGGTTACGAGGTCCATGAGATGATCGGACGCAACCGCAGGGAGTTCTACCACGAGCGGGAAGCCCGGGAGATGGCCAACGGGGACATGTTCGACGTGGACCGCAGCTTCGTGCGCCGGACCCGGCACAAGGACGGGCGCTTCATCTGGATGGAGTCCTACTTCAAGGTTCTCGACCTGCCCGATGGGAGGCAGCGCATCCTGACTTACGCGCGGGATGTGTCGGCCATGAAGCGCTATGAGGAGATGCTTCAGACCGTATTCGACATGGCGCGAATCGGAGCCTGGCAATGGGATGTCATTTCCAACCAGATGTCGTTCTCCGAGGAAACCCGGGCGATGTACGAAGGCAGGCTGCCGTTGTCGGCGCCAGCAAGCGACGCCATCATCGATGCGCTCAACATCGAATCCGACGCCTCCGAGGACATCAAGCAGTTTCTCCGCCTCGGCGCCGGCAATCCCGGCACGTCCCGGGAATGGGAATATCCCGTATCGCTGCCGGACGGTTCGATCCGCTACGTCTACTCCCAATGCGTCCCTCGGGTGGACGAGTCCGGACGGCCGTACCATTATACCGGCTTCGTGCAGGATGTCACCGAGCAGAAGCTTCTGGAGAAGCGTCTGCAGGAAAGCGAGCAGCAATACAAGTCCTTGTTCGAAAACAGTCCGCAGGCCGTATATTCCATGAATCTGCAGGGAGATTATCTGACGGCCAACGCCAACCTCGAAAAGCTGACCGGCTACTCGATGGAAGAGCTCATCGGCAGCTATTGGGGGCCGCTCGTGCCGGAAGAATATTTGGACAAGACTCTGCACCACTTCGGCTTGGCCTGCCAAGGAGCGCCCCAATCGTACGATCTGAAGATACGCCACAAGGAAGGCCATGAGCTAGAGATCAACACCATCAACATTCCCATCATCGTGGATGGCGAGGTCGTCGGCGTCTACGGGCTGTCCCAGGACATCACCGAGCGGAAGCGCCATCTGGAGCAGATCGAGAAGCTCGGCTATCAATACACGCTGATCCTCAACGCCGTCTCCGAGGGGATACTGGGCGTGGATGTGGACGGAGCCTCGGTATTCATGAATCCGGCCGCCGCCGCCATGCTCGGGCTGAGCCACACCGACATCGCCGGCAGGTCCTACCTCGACATGATCGAGCAGACGAGGGCCGACGGCACTCCGTATCGCAGCGAGCACTCCCCGATCCACCAGGCGATCCGGGGCGGCCAGCCCTACCGCAGCCAGGAGACGGTGCTGTGGCGCCGGGACGGCTCCAGCTTCCTTGCCGAATGCAGCGTCACACCGATCCTCGACCGCGGCGAGCATAAAGGCTCCGTCATCGTCTTCCGCGATATTACCGGGGAAAAGGAAATCATCCGCGCCAAGGAATCGGCGGAAGAGGCCGACCGGGCCAAATCGGAGTTCCTTGCCATCATGAGCCATGAGCTGCGGACGCCGATGAACGGCATCATGGGCATGGCCGATCTACTCGCCAGCACGGAGCTGGACGAGGAGCAGATCGGATATGCGCAAACCATCATCGAGAGCGGCGATGCGCTTCTGCGCATTCTCAACGAGGTGCTGGACTTCAGCAAGATCGAAGCCGGCAAGATGGAGCTGGATCTGGAGCCGTTCCAGATCCGGGAGACCGTAGCGGACATAGCGGAGCTGTTCCGCGCCAGCGCGCGGGCCAAGGGCATCTCGCTTGAGCTCGGCCTCCCTGCCGAATTGCCGTCTCTCGTCATCGGCGATTCGGGACGGATCCGCCAGGTGCTCGCCAATCTGATCGGCAACGCCGTCAAATTCACCGACGAAGGCTGCGTCAAAGTGTCGGCTTCGCTGCAAGCTTTCGATCATGCTTCCTGCATCGTGGAATTCAGCGTCAGGGATACCGGGATCGGCATCCCGCTGGACAAGCAGAGCCTGCTGTTCCAATCGTTCTCCCAGCTGCATCCGGCAATCAACCGCAAATACGGGGGAACGGGGCTTGGACTTGCGATCTGCCGCAAGCTCGTGGAGCTGATGAGCGGATCCATCGGTGTCGAGAGCGTTCAAGACGAAGGCTCGGTGTTCAGCTTCGTTCTCCGCTTCGCGCTCCCTCGGGCGGAGGAATGCGAGCTCTTGCATCCGGAACATTCCGGAGCGTCTCATCCGGAGCTGCCTCAGGCCTCGAACTCCTATCCCGGCATCAAGGCTCTCGTGGTCGACGACAACTCCGTCAACAGGTCGCTGCTGAAGACGATTCTGTCCAAGATGGGCTGCCTTGCCGATACGGCGGGCAACGGCGCCGAAGCGTTGTCCATCCTGGAACGCCAAAGGTACGATATCGTATTCATGGATTTGCAGATGCCGGTCATGGACGGCCTTGAAGCGGCCTCCGCCATCCGCCGCCGGCTGCCCCTCGGCAGGCAGCCGGCCATCGCAGCCGTGACCGCCTTCGCCCAGGAATCCGACAAGAGGATCTGCGCCGATGCGGGCATGGACGACTTCATCAGCAAGCCGGTGTTCGCCGCCGAGGTCGCCCGCGTGCTCGGCCGTCTGGCGGCAGGCGAGATCGGCTCACGTTCCAGCGACGGGTAA
- the hemE gene encoding uroporphyrinogen decarboxylase yields MMQNDSFLRAARGESTDHVPVWYMRQAGRYDPDYRKIKEKHTLLEICRQPELAAEVTMMPVHKLGVDAAILYSDIMNPVASIGIDFDIVAGIGPVIHNPIRSAEDVRRLKPIDVEGDLSHVLETIRILDRELKVPLITFAGAPFTIASYLIEGKPSRNYLRTKALMYSEPAVWFELMDKLGDMVIAYLRAHADNGGKAFQLFDSWVGSLAPHDFRVFVLPTITRIFSELSDLQQPGIYFPGVSSGELLPELKGLQADVIGLDWRVGIAEGRRRLGRGYAVQGNLDPVVLTAPMDVIKDHARSIIDEGIKEPGYIFNLGHGLFPEASLDKLKLLTDYIHEYSADAIATRRTAAKEMPHV; encoded by the coding sequence ATGATGCAGAACGACTCCTTCCTCCGGGCGGCCCGCGGGGAAAGCACGGATCATGTGCCGGTATGGTACATGAGACAGGCAGGGCGGTACGATCCGGATTACCGCAAGATCAAGGAGAAGCACACGCTCCTGGAGATTTGCAGGCAGCCCGAGCTGGCAGCGGAAGTCACGATGATGCCGGTACATAAGCTTGGCGTCGACGCCGCCATTTTATATTCCGATATTATGAATCCCGTTGCGTCCATCGGGATCGATTTTGATATAGTCGCAGGCATCGGCCCGGTCATCCACAATCCGATCCGCAGCGCGGAGGACGTGCGCAGGCTGAAGCCGATCGACGTGGAGGGGGACCTGTCCCATGTCCTGGAGACGATCCGGATTCTTGACCGCGAGCTGAAGGTTCCGCTCATCACGTTCGCCGGCGCGCCGTTCACGATCGCCAGCTACCTGATCGAGGGCAAGCCTTCCCGCAACTATCTGCGCACCAAGGCGCTCATGTACAGCGAGCCGGCCGTCTGGTTCGAGCTGATGGACAAGCTGGGCGACATGGTGATCGCCTATCTGCGGGCGCATGCGGACAACGGAGGCAAGGCGTTCCAGCTGTTCGACAGCTGGGTCGGCTCGCTCGCCCCGCATGACTTCCGCGTCTTCGTCCTGCCGACGATCACCCGGATCTTCAGCGAGCTGTCCGATCTGCAGCAGCCGGGCATCTACTTCCCGGGAGTCAGCTCGGGCGAGCTGCTGCCGGAGCTGAAGGGCCTTCAGGCCGACGTGATCGGCCTCGACTGGAGGGTCGGCATCGCGGAAGGACGCCGCCGCCTCGGTCGCGGATATGCGGTTCAGGGCAACCTCGATCCGGTCGTGCTCACCGCTCCGATGGATGTCATCAAGGACCATGCCCGCAGCATCATCGACGAGGGCATCAAGGAGCCGGGCTACATTTTCAATCTCGGACACGGCCTGTTCCCCGAGGCGTCCCTCGACAAGCTGAAGCTGCTGACGGACTACATTCATGAATATTCGGCCGATGCCATCGCTACCCGGAGAACGGCCGCAAAGGAGATGCCTCATGTCTGA
- the hemH gene encoding ferrochelatase, translating into MSDKTIGVLVMSYGTPESLDHVEEYYTHIRRGSAPSPEQLKELSDRYEAIVGGVFPLRENTDRQVASLQDKLEQAAPGRYRCYQGLKHARPYIEDGVERMAADGITMAVGIVLAPHFSTMSVASYNKRAMQKAEERGISMVCVESYHLHPKLIEALAERVSEGMKAVSEKAGGASVKVLFSAHSLPVRIREAGDPYEEQLLETSRAVAGASGAQSWEFTWQSAGRTKEPWLGPDILETMTRLAVEGEQALLAAPIGFVSDHLEVLYDLDIEAMAEADKLDIAFGRIRMLNSDPLYMEVLADTVAQAAQGLGE; encoded by the coding sequence ATGTCTGACAAAACGATCGGCGTCCTGGTCATGTCTTACGGCACGCCGGAGAGCCTGGACCATGTGGAAGAATATTACACGCATATCCGCCGCGGCAGCGCCCCTTCGCCGGAGCAGCTCAAGGAGCTCAGCGACCGGTATGAGGCGATTGTCGGCGGCGTCTTTCCGCTGCGCGAGAACACGGACCGCCAGGTAGCCAGCCTGCAGGACAAGCTGGAGCAGGCCGCTCCCGGCCGCTACCGGTGTTATCAAGGGCTGAAGCATGCCCGTCCGTACATCGAGGACGGAGTGGAGCGGATGGCGGCGGACGGAATCACGATGGCCGTCGGCATCGTCCTTGCTCCTCATTTCTCCACCATGAGCGTGGCGAGCTACAACAAGCGCGCGATGCAGAAGGCGGAGGAGCGCGGCATCTCGATGGTGTGCGTGGAGTCCTACCATCTTCATCCGAAGCTGATCGAGGCGCTGGCGGAGCGCGTGAGCGAAGGAATGAAGGCTGTCTCCGAAAAAGCGGGAGGCGCTTCGGTCAAGGTGCTCTTCAGCGCGCACAGCCTACCCGTCCGCATCCGCGAAGCCGGCGATCCTTACGAAGAGCAGCTGCTCGAAACTTCCCGCGCCGTAGCCGGCGCTTCCGGCGCGCAGAGCTGGGAGTTCACGTGGCAGAGCGCCGGCCGCACGAAGGAGCCGTGGCTCGGACCGGATATTCTGGAGACGATGACCCGGCTGGCCGTCGAAGGAGAGCAGGCGCTGCTGGCGGCTCCGATCGGTTTCGTATCCGACCATCTGGAGGTGCTCTACGATCTCGACATCGAGGCGATGGCCGAAGCGGACAAGCTGGACATTGCCTTCGGCCGGATCCGGATGCTGAATTCCGATCCTCTCTATATGGAGGTTCTAGCCGACACCGTCGCGCAAGCGGCGCAAGGACTCGGGGAATGA
- the hemG gene encoding protoporphyrinogen oxidase — MNGGTRALRIVVVGGGLTGLSAAHYIRKGLEERNLEGELVLVEAGERLGGRIETLRKDGFTIEKGPDSFLARKLPILELTRELGLLDELVRTNPQAAKTYIYQGGQLHPMPPKLVLGVPADMAAFLKTELLGTDSKFRASCDLLLAPRPDDGEDESVGAFLERRMGPDIVDRISEPLLAGIYAGDLYNLSLAATFPQFRRAELEHGSLIRGSRAGSRGAAPPAPPDYLPESVKGSVFMTYRHGLRTLVEGLERSLEGERIRMGTTVSSIRESGGGGRRYELELGSGETLEADAVIVTAPGQAAASMLEPLADMSELREVKYVSVANVVMAFTRRDVEGMEFDGSGFLVPRSEGRTITACTWTSSKWLHSSPSDHVLLRCYVGRAGAEEAVELSDEELTAAVLRDVKDTMGIEVRPLFTEITRLRRSMPQYPVGHVAAMGRLRSRMAEQSPGVYATGAAFDGVGLPDCIRQGREAAQHVLGRFQ; from the coding sequence ATGAACGGCGGTACGAGGGCTCTGCGGATCGTTGTGGTCGGCGGAGGCTTGACGGGTCTCAGCGCGGCCCATTATATCCGCAAGGGGCTCGAGGAACGGAATCTGGAGGGCGAGCTCGTGCTCGTCGAGGCTGGAGAACGGCTTGGAGGCCGCATCGAGACGCTTCGCAAGGATGGATTCACCATTGAAAAAGGACCGGATTCGTTCCTTGCCCGCAAGCTGCCGATTCTGGAGCTGACGAGAGAGCTCGGTCTTCTTGACGAGCTTGTCCGCACCAATCCGCAGGCGGCCAAGACGTACATCTATCAAGGCGGGCAGCTGCATCCGATGCCGCCCAAGCTGGTGCTTGGTGTGCCGGCGGACATGGCCGCATTCCTGAAGACGGAGCTGCTCGGCACGGATTCCAAATTCCGGGCCTCCTGCGATCTGCTGCTTGCGCCGCGCCCGGACGACGGGGAGGACGAATCCGTCGGCGCTTTCCTGGAGCGCCGCATGGGTCCGGACATCGTGGACCGGATCAGCGAGCCGCTGCTTGCCGGCATCTACGCAGGCGACCTGTACAATCTCAGCCTCGCAGCGACCTTTCCCCAGTTCCGCCGGGCAGAGCTCGAGCATGGCAGCCTGATCCGAGGCTCGCGGGCAGGCAGCCGCGGCGCGGCTCCTCCGGCTCCGCCCGATTATTTGCCCGAATCCGTCAAAGGCAGCGTCTTCATGACGTACCGGCACGGTCTTCGGACACTGGTCGAAGGGCTGGAGCGGTCGCTGGAAGGCGAGCGTATCCGGATGGGCACGACGGTTTCTTCCATCCGCGAGTCCGGAGGGGGAGGCCGCCGCTACGAGCTTGAGCTCGGCAGCGGAGAGACGCTTGAGGCGGATGCGGTCATCGTGACCGCTCCAGGTCAGGCGGCGGCTTCGATGCTGGAGCCGCTCGCGGACATGTCCGAGCTGCGGGAGGTCAAGTATGTATCCGTCGCCAATGTCGTCATGGCCTTCACGCGCCGGGATGTGGAGGGTATGGAATTCGACGGCTCCGGCTTCCTGGTGCCGCGCTCGGAGGGCCGCACGATCACGGCCTGCACGTGGACCTCTTCCAAATGGCTGCACAGCAGTCCTTCGGATCATGTCCTCCTCCGCTGTTATGTGGGAAGGGCGGGCGCCGAGGAGGCGGTGGAGCTGTCCGACGAGGAGCTGACGGCAGCGGTTCTCCGCGACGTGAAGGATACGATGGGCATCGAAGTCCGCCCGCTGTTCACCGAGATCACGAGACTGCGCCGTTCGATGCCGCAGTACCCGGTCGGCCATGTCGCCGCCATGGGCCGGCTGCGGTCAAGAATGGCGGAGCAGTCTCCCGGCGTCTATGCGACGGGAGCGGCGTTCGACGGCGTCGGACTGCCGGATTGCATCCGGCAAGGGCGCGAGGCGGCGCAGCATGTTTTGGGACGGTTCCAATAA